A region of Dioscorea cayenensis subsp. rotundata cultivar TDr96_F1 chromosome 5, TDr96_F1_v2_PseudoChromosome.rev07_lg8_w22 25.fasta, whole genome shotgun sequence DNA encodes the following proteins:
- the LOC120260464 gene encoding uncharacterized protein LOC120260464: MAAPTVNRWLRPEVYPLFGAVGVAIGICGYQLFRNLRINPEVRINKEGRAAGVLENFAEGHKYAEHSLRKFVRNKTPEIMPSINKFFTDPK, translated from the exons ATGGCTGCTCCCACTGTGAATCGATGGCTGAGGCCTGAG GTTTATCCTTTGTTTGGTGCTGTTGGGGTTGCTATCGGGATCTGTGGTTACCAGCTCTTCCGTAACCTTCGCATCAATCCTGAAGTGAG AATTAACAAGGAAGGCAGAGCTGCCGGAGTGCTGGAGAACTTTGCTGAAGGGCATAAATACGCAGAACATAGCTTGAGGAAATTCGTCCGCAACAAAACCCCAGAAATAATGCCATCAATCAATAAGTTCTTCACTGATCCAAAATGA
- the LOC120260365 gene encoding pyruvate dehydrogenase E1 component subunit alpha-1, mitochondrial-like, whose amino-acid sequence MAMAAHRFPSSSPLRSSLSCILRSSRLFSSQSSDDQAVLTVETSVPFTAHKCDPPPRTIDTTPKELLGFFREMSVMRRMEIAADTLYKAKLIRGFCHLYDGQEAVAVGMEAAITRRDAIITAYRDHCIYLARGGDLVSALAELMGRRAGCSKGKGGSMHFYKKDAQFYGGHGIVGAQIPLGCGIAFGQKYSKDETVTFTLYGDGAANQGQLFEALNMAALWDLPVILVCENNHYGMGTAEWRASKSPAYYKRGDYVPGLKVNGMDVFAVKQACSFAKEHALKNGPIILEMDTYRYHGHSMSDPGSTYRTRDEITGVRQERDPIERIRKLILSHELATASELKDVEKQIRKEVDDAIAQAKEIAMPDPSELFTNVYVKGYGVESFGPDRKELKGVLP is encoded by the exons ATGGCCATGGCCGCCCATCGCTTCCCTTCATCCTCCCCTCTCCGCTCGTCCCTATCGTGCATACTACGCTCCTCCCGCCTCTTCTCTTCCCAGTCCTCCGATGACCAGGCTGTCCTCACCGTCGAGACAAGCGTCCCCTTTACCGCCCATAAGTGCGACCCTCCACCGCGCACCATCGACACTACCCCCAAGGAACTCCTCGGCTTCTTCCGTGAGATGTCCGTCATGCGCCGCATGGAGATCGCCGCTGATACCCTTTACAAGGCCAAGCTCATCCGCGGGTTTTGCCACCTCTACGACGGTCAGGAAGCCGTTGCAGTGGGCATGGAGGCGGCCATCACTCGCCGTGATGCTATAATCACCGCATACCGTGATCACTGTATCTACCTCGCCCGCGGTGGTGACCTTGTTTCGGCCTTAGCCGAGCTCATGGGCCGCCGCGCTGGGTGCTCCAAGGGTAAGGGTGGGTCTATGCATTTCTACAAGAAGGACGCTCAGTTCTATGGCGGCCATGGTATCGTTGGAGCCCAAATTCCTCTTGGTTGTGGTATTGCCTTCGGGCAGAAGTACTCTAAGGATGAGACTGTCACATTTACTTTGTATGGAGATGGGGCTGCGAACCAGGGCCAGCTCTTTGAGGCCCTCAACATGGCTGCGCTCTGGGACCTGCCTGTGATCCTGGTTTGCGAGAATAACCACT ATGGAATGGGGACTGCAGAGTGGAGGGCATCGAAGAGCCCTGCTTATTACAAGCGTGGCGACTATGTTCCTGGTTTGAAG GTCAATGGGATGGATGTTTTTGCAGTAAAGCAAGCATGTAGTTTTGCCAAGGAACATGCTTTAAAGAATGGACCAATT ATACTTGAAATGGATACTTATAGGTACCATGGCCACTCCATGTCAGATCCTGGGAGCACTTATCGTACTCGTGATGAAATTACTGGTGTAAGGCAG GAGCGTGATCCAATTGAAAGGATCCGAAAGTTGATATTGTCTCATGAACTAGCCACTGCCTCTGAACTCAAG GATGTTGAAAAGCAAATCCGAAAGGAAGTAGATGATGCTATTGCTCAAGCCAAA GAGATCGCGATGCCAGATCCGTCTGAGCTATTTACCAATGTATATGTGAAAGGTTATGGTGTTGAG TCATTTGGGCCTGATAGGAAAGAGTTGAAAGGTGTTCTTCCATGA